The Camelus ferus isolate YT-003-E chromosome 4, BCGSAC_Cfer_1.0, whole genome shotgun sequence genome has a segment encoding these proteins:
- the C4H9orf131 gene encoding uncharacterized protein C9orf131 homolog encodes MEWLLEGLHGAQEDMKLLWGQLTHVLACRHCGNSCLQSPGTLVTLFLFMVWQIRRWWQLWRWRQLQPWYSGDKMQGKSLPLPYCVAFLDRLWKQKSEEEEEEEEEEEEEEEASPDPLKPCSLPKEAPIGDQATIASSQPSCCSEGLHKAIGTLEEVLTRTSSPSRSFPTFQILTNLPVRHKTASGSRLQKRKSQLFWGLPSLHSESLEAIFLSSGGRSPPKLSVSLSVFFNKHAFLPRSPELLLPQYCSSSQISTHEVHTTEDLKEMPSDPHQLPPPSSPCVPSLPLPLKPFPMDHKKDLSGTEANTQSQGTSTLGAPPVYEIQWGTTGHKENPQAFQPPMPAPCQSPDSLSESQKVSPEGEPSANKDFWGNLGHRENPLASGSPMPAPFLSPHPLPKLQGGSSLGDPSEYMPQQGCRENSANPWAFEPPPWDLDPGHYGTRPACAPSGSETPCKGMQTRDNLWASANTGSSPSLPSASLPEPLGMGAQAVLSESKALGEAMRQREELSISESAAPAHSPSLAPILEPHKITPLGGLIGSEATWKDTDHSRNSWASESPSLAFSPPPPLILDSLRVSPMGVLFDSEARCGDIQRRKNCWASELPDCSLPQDPHRANSLGVQSDSEPIRGDKEQKEICCVPVSPLWGPSPSPNSMSKSHTSEPIGDQCNCRPEGETVQQRGNCWTTELPASNPRSLSAPLPDPHVDLEFVWRNMQQRGILQDPSLPAVDPLQPIPWPPTLAVALKTEPNQTGLSKGELFPGVNAETPSSQGEAVPQVPTHSGIQAWHWSRELELRRKKLQQSSASRSLGPSQSFGSSPVLGSTQATRRFSSCPPQQTHPPNLCPLSSSCHPHKIQSTVTQPVQVSHCYHSHSFSHPQPQKYGRAEQGSQREQRMKKMVSQISSQGSCVYMEAGENCPGLEETLGPKVPASGKRQDKASAPSSAKKRESPRKPKADHGGGDSRLRSSIVIVKSHPAQARRLAEVPVSRLSQRLQHRDKSSRHTALSRQLHCKAADSQDQRGARLGAGDILAPQHCKNCPWARKHLSSPTPQAPLTRGLQRVLAKFLGIHEPLPTKSSQQRKGL; translated from the exons ATGGAATGGCTGCTAGAGGGCCTGCATGGGGCTCAAGAGGACATGAAGCTTCTCTGGGGCCAGCTGACCCATGTCCTGGCCTGCAGACACTGTGGCAACAGCTGCCTCCAGAGTCCAGGGACTCTGGTAACACTATTCTTGTTCATGGTTTGGCAGATCCGGAGGTGGTGGCAGCTTTGGAGATGGCGACAGCTTCAGCCCTGGTACTCTGGGGACAAGATGCAAGGCAAG AGCCTACCACTTCCATACTGTGTGGCTTTCCTTGATCGTCTGTGGAAGCAGaagtcagaggaggaagaggaagaggaagaagaagaggaggaagaagaggaggcatcTCCGGATCCACTGAAGCCATGTTCTCTTCCCAAAGAAGCTCCTATTGGAGACCAAGCCACTATAGCCTCATCCCAGCCATCCTGTTGTTCTGAGGGCCTCCATAAGGCCATAGGGACACTAGAGGAAGTACTCACGCGGACCTCAAGCCCTTCCAGATCCTTCCCCACCTTTCAGATCTTGACCAACCTGCCTGTGAGGCACAAGACAGCATCAGGGAGCcgtttacagaagagaaaaagccaACTCTTCTGGGGTCTCCCCTCTCTGCACAGTGAGTCCTTGGAGGCCATCTTCCTGAGCTCAGGTGGCCGCTCTCCTCCGAAGTTATCTGTtagtctttctgtcttcttcaacAAGCATGCCTTTCTGCCTAGATCCCCAGAATTGCTGCTTCCCCAGTATTGCTCCTCAAGCCAGATTTCTACCCATGAAGTCCATACTACAGAAGATTTGAAAGAGATGCCCTCTGATCCTCACCAACTTCCCCCTCCATCTTCCCCTTGTGTCCCATCACTACCCCTCCCTCTTAAACCCTTTCCCATGGACCATAAGAAAGACCTATCTGGCACTGAGGCAAATACACAGT CTCAAGGAACTAGCACCCTGGGAGCTCCACCTGTATATGAGATTCAGTGGGGAACCACAGGACATAAAGAGAATCCTCAAGCCTTTCAGCCTCCAATGCCAGCCCCCTGCCAATCCCCAGATTCTCTGTCAGAATCCCAGAAAGTCAGCCCTGAAGGGGAACCTTCTGCAAACAAGGACTTCTGGGGAAACTTGGGGCACAGAGAGAACCCTCTGGCCTCTGGGTCTCCAATGCCAgcccccttcctttccccccatCCCCTACCAAAACTCCAAGGAGGCAGTTCCCTGGGAGATCCATCTGAATACATGCCCCAGCAGGGATGCAGAGAAAATTCAGCAAACCCTTGGGCCTTTGAGCCCCCACCCTGGGACCTCGACCCAGGACACTACGGAACCAGGCCTGCATGTGCCCCATCAGGATCTGAGACTCCATGCAAGGGCATGCAGACTAGAGATAATCTTTGGGCCTCTGCAAACACAGGTTCATCTCCCAGCCTTCCCTCAGCCTCTCTGCCGGAGCCCCTAGGAATGGGTGCCCAGGCAGTCTTGTCTGAGTCCAAAGCTTTAGGAGAGGccatgaggcagagagaagaactCTCGATCTCAGAGTCCGCAGCCCCTGCCCATAGCCCATCTCTAGCTCCCATTCTAGAACCACACAAAATCACTCCTTTGGGAGGCCTCATTGGGTCAGAAGCTACATGGAAGGACACTGATCATTCCAGAAATTCCTGGGCTTCTGAATCTCCATCTCTGGCATtcagcccacccccacctcttatACTAGATTCTCTTAGAGTTAGCCCCATGGGGGTCCTGTTTGATTCGGAAGCTAGATGTGGGGACATACAAAGGAGAAAGAACTGCTGGGCCTCTGAGCTCCCAGACTGTAGCCTACCCCAAGACCCACACAGAGCCAACTCTTTGGGAGTCCAGTCTGACTCTGAGCCTATTAGGGGGGATAAGGAGCAGAAAGAAATCTGTTGTGTTCCTGTGTCGCCACTGTGGGGCCCCAGCCCGTCCCCAAACTCTATGTCAAAGTCTCACACAAGTGAGCCTATTGGAGACCAATGCAACTGTAGACCTGAGGGGGAAACAGTGCAGCAGAGAGGGAACTGCTGGACCACTGAACTCCCAGCATCAAACCCCAGGTCACTCTCTGCTCCTCTACCAGATCCACATGTTGACCTTGAGTTTGTGTGGAGGAATATGCAACAAAGAGGGATCCTCCAGGACCCCAGCCTTCCAGCAGTGGATCCCCTGCAGCCAATACCCTGGCCTCCTACCCTAGCTGTAGCTCTGAAGACTGAGCCCAACCAGACTGGCCTGTCTAAGGGAGAGCTTTTCCCAGGGGTTAACGCAGAGACTCCATCCTCCCAGGGAGAGGCTGTCCCACAGGTGCCCACCCACTCTGGGATCCAGGCCTGGCACTGGAGTAGAGAGTTGGAACTCAGGCGGAAGAAACTACAGCAGAGCTCTGCTTCCAGATCTCTTGGCCCAAGTCAATCATTTGGCAGCTCCCCTGTCCTGGGCTCAACTCAAGCCACCCGGAGATTTTCTTCCTGTCCTCCACAGCAGACTCATCCTCCCAATCTGTGCCCCCTTTCTTCAAGCTGTCATCCCCACAAAATTCAGAGCACAGTAACTCAGCCTGTTCAGGTCTCCCACTGTTACCACTCTCACTCCTTTTCCCACCCTCAGCCACAAAAGTATGGGAGGGCAGAACAAGGTTCTCAGAGAgagcaaagaatgaaaaagatggTGTCCCAGATCTCATCCCAGGGGTCATGTGTTTACATGGAGGCTGGTGAGAACTGCCCAGGCCTGGAAGAGACCCTAGGCCCTAAGGTTCCAGCCTCAGGCAAGAGACAGGACAAGGCTTCAGCCCCATCTTcagccaaaaagagagagagtccCAGGAAACCCAAAGCAGACCATGGAGGAGGGGATTCAAGATTGAGGTCATCCATAGTTATAGTAAAAAGCCACCCAGCCCAGGCTAGAAGACTAGCAGAGGTCCCTGTAAGCAGACTTTCCCAAAGACTTCAGCATAGGGACAAGAGTTCACGACACACTGCTCTCTCCAGGCAGCTTCACTGCAAGGCTGCAGACTCCCAAGATCAGCGAGGGGCAAGGCTGGGAGCTGGTGACATCCTGGCCCCACAGCACTGTAAGAACTGCCCTTGGGCCCGGAAACATCTTTCCTCCCCCACACCTCAGGCTCCTCTTACCAGGGGTCTCCAAAGGGTGTTAGCCAAGTTTCTGGGTATCCATGAACCCCTGCCCACCAAATCCAGTCAGCAAAGGAAAGGCTTGTAG